A genomic window from Streptomyces sp. HUAS YS2 includes:
- a CDS encoding transcriptional regulator, whose product MQPNTLLDALLDEAGVSHAGLAAHVNQAGRARGLALRYEHTAVARWLKGQRPRGQVPDLICEVLAGRLHRTVTLDDIGLGVPGMSSAPTGSPLSGFVERATALWRSDEQQRPHVLGATAVTGTPAVMPVWEWENPPEDADVSREGQARVAPSDIALLRAARVHYELMYRKAGGLATRARIVGFLNAETAPLLRGSYDDELGRQLHRATGGLVAIAGICAYDSDAHGLAQRYFHQALRLAKASGDRGLGAYVIALLVNQSLFMEEYRQAVAFAEAALRSGGRSITPALATDLSAMQAKAYAHLGDRSAALACIRRAEAEAERISPGAEPAETGYVQPGLVNVQIAEALLSLGDLPAAHEHAAAAVRTPAHDRGRVHRLAMLCQIELREGDADRAARTASEMTERARGMESQRLRDRLRLVRDHLLASGGGDAREAAELIDGALRVPL is encoded by the coding sequence ATGCAGCCCAACACCCTGCTCGACGCGCTGCTCGACGAGGCGGGCGTCTCGCACGCGGGCCTGGCCGCGCACGTGAACCAGGCCGGCCGTGCCCGGGGTCTCGCGCTGCGGTACGAACACACCGCCGTCGCCCGGTGGTTGAAGGGTCAGCGGCCGCGCGGCCAGGTGCCCGACCTGATCTGCGAGGTGCTGGCCGGCCGGCTGCACCGGACCGTCACGCTGGACGACATCGGCCTCGGTGTCCCGGGCATGTCCTCGGCCCCGACCGGTTCGCCGCTCTCCGGCTTCGTGGAGCGGGCCACCGCCCTGTGGCGCTCCGACGAGCAGCAGCGGCCGCACGTCCTCGGCGCGACCGCAGTCACCGGGACACCCGCCGTGATGCCGGTCTGGGAGTGGGAGAACCCGCCGGAGGACGCCGACGTGTCCCGCGAGGGTCAGGCGCGGGTCGCGCCGTCCGACATCGCCCTGCTGCGCGCGGCCCGCGTGCACTACGAGCTCATGTACCGCAAGGCCGGCGGGCTCGCGACGCGCGCCCGGATCGTCGGCTTCCTCAACGCCGAGACCGCGCCGCTGCTGCGCGGCTCGTACGACGACGAGCTGGGCCGGCAGCTGCACCGGGCGACCGGCGGCCTGGTCGCGATCGCCGGCATCTGTGCGTACGACTCCGACGCGCACGGCCTCGCACAGCGCTACTTCCACCAGGCGCTGCGGCTGGCGAAGGCGAGCGGGGACCGCGGGCTCGGCGCGTACGTGATCGCGCTGCTGGTCAATCAGTCGCTGTTCATGGAGGAGTACCGCCAGGCGGTGGCGTTCGCGGAGGCGGCCCTGCGGTCGGGCGGGCGCAGCATCACCCCGGCGCTCGCCACCGACCTGTCGGCGATGCAGGCCAAGGCGTACGCCCACCTCGGCGACCGGAGCGCGGCGTTGGCGTGCATCCGTCGGGCCGAGGCGGAGGCGGAGCGGATCAGCCCGGGTGCCGAGCCGGCCGAGACGGGCTACGTGCAACCGGGGCTCGTGAACGTGCAGATCGCCGAAGCACTGCTCAGCCTGGGTGATCTTCCGGCGGCCCACGAGCACGCGGCGGCGGCGGTCCGCACGCCGGCGCACGACCGGGGGCGGGTGCACCGGCTGGCCATGCTGTGCCAGATCGAGTTGCGGGAGGGCGACGCCGACCGCGCGGCACGGACGGCGTCGGAGATGACCGAACGGGCCCGCGGGATGGAGTCGCAGCGGCTGCGCGACCGCCTCCGGCTGGTGCGGGACCATCTGCTGGCGAGCGGCGGCGGGGACGCACGGGAGGCGGCCGAGTTGATCGACGGAGCGCTGCGCGTTCCGCTGTGA
- a CDS encoding isoprenylcysteine carboxylmethyltransferase family protein, producing the protein MTASGERPNRAARGRWVFLSNVPVPEAHLLGLAVGAVLRRTRPLPLPGPRSAHRLVGLPLITAGAWRIGRAVRAARRTRLAHPDRLVVTGPYAVSRNPMYVGWALLHLGGAVARGSGWGLASFVPVAAWMHREVLREERVLDDAFGAEYRRYRAAVPRYSGITCRGRPGRARTRTPWPRTGRTGRACRRCC; encoded by the coding sequence GTGACCGCTTCGGGAGAACGCCCCAACCGTGCGGCGCGCGGGCGATGGGTATTTCTGTCCAATGTGCCGGTCCCCGAGGCGCATCTGCTGGGCCTGGCCGTCGGCGCGGTGCTCCGGCGCACCCGCCCGCTGCCCCTGCCGGGGCCCCGGTCCGCGCACCGTCTCGTGGGTCTGCCGCTGATCACCGCGGGCGCGTGGCGGATCGGGCGGGCCGTGCGGGCCGCCCGGCGCACCCGCCTCGCCCACCCGGACCGCCTGGTGGTGACGGGGCCGTACGCCGTCTCCCGGAACCCCATGTACGTCGGCTGGGCGCTGCTGCACCTCGGCGGGGCGGTGGCCCGCGGCTCGGGCTGGGGGCTCGCCTCGTTCGTGCCGGTCGCCGCGTGGATGCACCGGGAGGTGCTGCGCGAGGAACGCGTCCTCGACGACGCCTTCGGCGCGGAGTACCGCCGCTACCGGGCCGCCGTGCCGCGCTACTCGGGCATCACCTGCCGCGGCCGGCCAGGCCGTGCTCGTACGCGTACGCCGTGGCCGCGGACCGGGAGGACAGGCCGAGCTTGCCGAAGATGTTGCTGA
- a CDS encoding glycoside hydrolase family 10 protein, with protein sequence MRRMGRRGFVAGAAGAAAALGLGGGTSAYGDPGALAHEGPGAAGEMRKGPQRAPRGGAEFRGMWLCSVANRDWPSTPGLTADRQRAELIRHLDTAAAHNLNTVVFQVRPTADALWPSPYEPWAQYLTGVQGRDPGWDPLGTAVTEAHARGLELHAWFNPYRVANHTDPGRLVSTHPARLHPDWVVPYGGKLYYNPGLPEVRAFVQDAMLDAVRRYDVDGFHWDDYFYPYPVAGQSFDDDEAYGWYGGDYPDKASWRRANTDLLVGGTVQQLRQIKPDVAFGISPFAVWRNLDTDPLGSDTRAGVQTYDDLYADTRKWVRERWIDYVVPQVYWHLGNAAADYETVVAWWDGVARGTGVGLYVGEALYRAGDPAQPTAWQEPKELSWHLSVAGRYPAVGGHCFFAAKDVATDRIGAMATVVADHYPTRVRTPR encoded by the coding sequence ATGCGGCGAATGGGACGAAGGGGCTTTGTGGCCGGGGCGGCCGGTGCCGCGGCGGCACTGGGGCTGGGCGGGGGAACGAGCGCGTACGGCGACCCCGGCGCGCTCGCGCACGAGGGGCCGGGCGCGGCCGGGGAGATGAGAAAAGGACCACAGCGCGCGCCGCGCGGCGGGGCCGAATTCCGGGGCATGTGGCTGTGCTCCGTCGCCAACCGTGACTGGCCCTCCACTCCCGGTCTCACCGCGGACCGACAGCGGGCGGAGCTGATCCGTCATCTGGACACGGCCGCGGCGCACAACCTCAACACGGTCGTCTTCCAGGTCCGGCCCACCGCCGACGCCCTGTGGCCCTCGCCGTACGAACCGTGGGCGCAGTACCTCACCGGGGTCCAGGGCCGCGACCCCGGCTGGGACCCGCTGGGCACCGCGGTGACCGAGGCGCACGCCCGCGGCCTGGAGCTGCACGCCTGGTTCAACCCGTACCGGGTGGCCAACCACACCGATCCGGGCCGGCTGGTGTCCACCCACCCGGCGCGGCTGCACCCCGACTGGGTCGTGCCGTACGGAGGGAAGCTGTACTACAACCCCGGGCTGCCGGAGGTCCGCGCCTTCGTCCAGGACGCGATGCTCGACGCCGTCCGGCGCTACGACGTCGACGGCTTCCACTGGGACGACTACTTCTACCCGTACCCGGTCGCCGGGCAGAGCTTCGACGACGACGAGGCGTACGGCTGGTACGGCGGGGACTACCCGGACAAGGCCTCCTGGCGCAGGGCGAACACGGACCTGCTCGTGGGCGGGACCGTGCAGCAGCTCCGGCAGATCAAGCCGGACGTCGCGTTCGGGATCAGTCCCTTCGCGGTGTGGCGCAACCTCGACACCGACCCGCTCGGCTCGGACACCCGGGCCGGCGTGCAGACGTACGACGACCTGTACGCGGACACCCGGAAGTGGGTACGGGAGCGCTGGATCGACTATGTCGTCCCGCAGGTGTACTGGCACCTCGGCAACGCCGCCGCCGACTACGAGACGGTCGTGGCCTGGTGGGACGGGGTGGCCCGGGGCACGGGCGTCGGGCTCTACGTCGGCGAGGCGCTCTACCGGGCCGGCGACCCGGCGCAGCCGACCGCCTGGCAGGAACCGAAGGAACTCTCGTGGCACCTCAGTGTGGCCGGGCGGTACCCGGCGGTGGGCGGGCACTGCTTCTTCGCGGCCAAGGATGTCGCGACGGACCGGATCGGGGCGATGGCCACCGTGGTGGCCGATCACTACCCGACCAGGGTCCGTACACCGCGGTGA
- a CDS encoding tetratricopeptide repeat protein — protein MDTTTRRRRVRRHLARARRYEAEGRYAEAEGALRAALRLARSAAGAASEEAAEAASALGILLAALGRADEAEETLRFALHLYARAYGPDDPRLTPSLNALGAVRQRRGDLTGAERLYARVVGIVTGTAA, from the coding sequence GTGGACACGACGACACGGCGGCGCCGGGTGCGCCGGCACCTCGCGCGTGCCAGGCGGTACGAGGCCGAGGGCCGGTACGCCGAGGCCGAGGGCGCGCTGCGCGCGGCTCTCCGGCTCGCCCGCAGCGCGGCCGGCGCCGCCTCCGAGGAAGCCGCCGAGGCGGCGTCGGCGCTGGGCATCCTGCTCGCAGCGCTGGGCCGGGCCGACGAGGCGGAGGAGACCCTGCGCTTCGCGCTGCACCTCTACGCACGGGCGTACGGCCCCGACGATCCCCGCCTCACCCCGTCCCTGAACGCCCTGGGCGCGGTGCGGCAGCGGCGCGGTGACCTCACCGGGGCGGAGCGGCTCTACGCACGGGTCGTCGGCATCGTGACCGGCACGGCGGCCTGA
- a CDS encoding DMT family transporter, which translates to MTGQDSATRSMTIAVDSPRSSGPQASTPRTAAPRTAAPRTAAPQTAAARPRPLGTVLAALGVVSFSLTFPSTVWGLESFGPWSLVAVRSVLAAAIAGAFLLSMGVPPRERSRARGSVPLPERRHWAGLAVVGMGVVVGFPLLTTLALQTSTTSHAAVVVGLLPLTTAAFAAVRTGRRPSRTFWAAALAGAAVVIAFTLQQSGGALSTGDLYLFGALLVCAAGYTEGGRLAAQMPGWQVVGWALILCLPLMVAGAAVALAYEPVTLTAHGVIGLVWVAAGSTFFGLYVWYRGMAEIGIPRASQLQLAQPLLTLVWSVSLLGEQLSPAAPLAAAAVLVCIAVTQRANT; encoded by the coding sequence ATGACAGGACAGGATAGCGCTACTCGCTCGATGACGATAGCGGTCGACAGCCCGCGAAGCTCCGGCCCGCAGGCATCGACCCCGCGCACGGCCGCACCGCGGACCGCCGCCCCGCGAACCGCGGCCCCGCAGACCGCCGCGGCCCGCCCGCGCCCCCTCGGCACGGTGCTGGCCGCCCTCGGCGTGGTCTCGTTCTCGCTCACCTTCCCCTCGACCGTCTGGGGTCTGGAGAGCTTCGGCCCGTGGTCCCTGGTCGCCGTCCGCTCCGTCCTCGCCGCCGCCATCGCGGGCGCGTTCCTGCTGAGCATGGGGGTCCCCCCGCGCGAGCGAAGCCGAGCGCGGGGGAGCGTCCCGCTCCCCGAGCGCCGCCATTGGGCCGGGCTCGCCGTCGTCGGCATGGGCGTGGTGGTGGGCTTCCCGCTGCTGACCACGCTGGCCCTGCAGACCTCCACCACCTCGCACGCCGCCGTCGTCGTCGGTCTGCTGCCGCTGACGACGGCCGCGTTCGCCGCAGTCCGCACAGGTCGCCGCCCGTCACGCACCTTCTGGGCGGCGGCGCTCGCCGGTGCCGCCGTCGTCATCGCCTTCACCCTCCAGCAGAGCGGCGGCGCGCTGTCGACCGGCGACCTGTACCTGTTCGGCGCGCTGCTGGTGTGCGCGGCGGGATACACCGAGGGTGGCCGGCTCGCCGCGCAGATGCCCGGCTGGCAGGTCGTCGGCTGGGCGCTGATCCTCTGCCTGCCGCTCATGGTCGCCGGCGCGGCCGTGGCCCTCGCGTACGAGCCCGTCACCCTCACCGCCCACGGCGTGATCGGCCTGGTGTGGGTGGCGGCCGGCTCGACGTTCTTCGGGCTGTACGTCTGGTACCGCGGCATGGCCGAGATCGGCATCCCGCGGGCCAGCCAGCTCCAGCTGGCGCAGCCGCTGCTCACGCTGGTCTGGTCGGTGTCCCTGCTGGGCGAGCAGCTGTCCCCCGCCGCCCCGCTCGCCGCCGCGGCGGTCCTGGTCTGCATCGCGGTCACCCAGCGGGCGAACACCTGA
- a CDS encoding 3-hydroxybutyryl-CoA dehydrogenase, with protein sequence MGDIERVGVVGCGQMGAGIAEVCARSGLDVKVAETTGEALEIGRTRLFNSLSKAAERGKISEEERDATLARLSFTTDLGEFADRDLVIEAVVENEQVKTEIFQVLDQVMTRPDAILASNTSSIPLVKLAVATSRPDHVIGIHFFNPAPVQKLVELIPALTTSEGTISRAQVFAEKVLGKHAIRAQDRSGFVVNALLVPYLLSAIRMFESGIASREDIDNGMEFGCAHPMGPLKLSDLIGLDTIASIADSMYSEFKEPLYAAPPLLQRMVDAGRLGRKTGSGFYVYP encoded by the coding sequence ATGGGCGACATTGAGCGCGTCGGAGTGGTGGGCTGCGGCCAGATGGGCGCAGGCATCGCGGAGGTGTGTGCCCGCAGCGGCCTCGACGTGAAGGTCGCCGAGACCACCGGCGAGGCGCTGGAGATCGGCCGCACCCGGCTGTTCAACTCGCTGTCGAAGGCCGCCGAACGCGGCAAGATCAGCGAGGAGGAGCGGGACGCGACGCTGGCCCGGCTCAGCTTCACCACCGACCTCGGCGAGTTCGCCGACCGCGACCTCGTCATCGAGGCCGTCGTCGAGAACGAGCAGGTCAAGACCGAGATCTTCCAGGTGCTCGACCAGGTGATGACCCGCCCGGACGCCATCCTGGCCTCGAACACCTCCTCCATCCCGCTGGTCAAGCTGGCCGTGGCGACCTCCCGCCCCGACCATGTGATCGGCATCCACTTCTTCAACCCGGCCCCGGTGCAGAAGCTCGTCGAGCTGATCCCGGCCCTCACCACCTCCGAGGGCACCATCAGCCGCGCCCAGGTCTTCGCGGAGAAGGTGCTGGGCAAGCACGCGATCCGCGCGCAGGACCGCTCGGGCTTCGTGGTGAACGCGCTCCTGGTGCCGTACCTTCTCTCCGCGATCCGGATGTTCGAGTCGGGCATCGCCAGCCGCGAGGACATCGACAACGGCATGGAGTTCGGCTGCGCCCACCCGATGGGCCCGCTGAAGCTCTCGGACCTGATCGGCCTGGACACCATCGCCTCGATCGCCGACTCCATGTACTCGGAGTTCAAGGAGCCCCTGTACGCCGCTCCCCCGCTGCTGCAGCGCATGGTGGACGCGGGCCGACTGGGCCGCAAGACCGGTTCGGGGTTCTACGTCTACCCCTGA
- a CDS encoding LuxR C-terminal-related transcriptional regulator, whose translation MDVAAELGSARDAFARQAWSDAYTGLSEADVEQRLDPDDLVRLATAAYLVGRDAECAAATERAHQAYLSLGRTGPAVRCAFWLAVPLLLRGETARGGGWLARAKRLLDDQRLDCVEQGYLLFPQGMRLVYKDPATARAAFDEAAAIGERFGDPDLVALARHGQGRALIAGGDLQAGVALLDEIMVAVASGELSPLVTGMVYCSTIEACQEIFDFRRAQEWTAALSGWCAAQPDLVPYRGQCLVHRSQVLQTRGAWPDALDEARRACERLSEPLNRPVLGMALYQQAELHRMRGAFADAEEGYRRAGEYGHPAQPGLAQLWLARGRVDEAAAAIRGAVDELKGRLRRAQVLAAYVEIMLAADDVPRAREASEELSLTAGDIGAPMLRAVAAHARGAVLLAEGDAQAALDALLEACRTWGEVGAPYDEARSRVLLGLVRRRLGDAGTARLDLDAARQVFRRLGAAPDLARLDEPDHGRPEDDAGLSPREIEVLRLVATGRTNHAIADELVLSEKTVARHLSNIFGKLGLSSRSAATAYAYEHGLAGRGR comes from the coding sequence ATGGACGTGGCTGCGGAACTCGGATCGGCCCGGGACGCCTTCGCCCGCCAGGCGTGGTCGGACGCGTACACCGGGTTGTCGGAGGCCGACGTCGAGCAGCGGCTGGACCCCGACGACCTCGTACGGCTCGCCACCGCCGCCTATCTGGTCGGACGCGACGCGGAGTGCGCCGCGGCGACCGAGCGCGCGCACCAGGCGTACCTGAGCCTCGGCCGGACGGGTCCCGCGGTGCGGTGCGCCTTCTGGCTGGCCGTGCCCCTGCTCCTGCGGGGCGAGACGGCCCGGGGCGGCGGCTGGCTCGCCCGGGCCAAGCGGCTCCTCGACGACCAGCGGCTCGACTGCGTGGAACAGGGCTATCTGCTGTTCCCGCAGGGGATGAGGCTGGTGTACAAGGACCCCGCGACGGCGCGGGCCGCCTTCGACGAGGCCGCCGCGATCGGGGAACGCTTCGGGGACCCGGATCTCGTGGCCCTGGCCCGGCACGGCCAGGGCCGTGCCCTGATCGCCGGCGGCGACCTCCAGGCCGGGGTGGCGCTGCTCGACGAGATCATGGTCGCGGTCGCGTCCGGCGAGCTGTCGCCGCTGGTGACCGGGATGGTCTACTGCAGCACCATCGAGGCCTGCCAGGAGATCTTCGACTTCCGCCGCGCCCAGGAGTGGACCGCGGCCCTGTCCGGCTGGTGCGCCGCCCAGCCGGATCTCGTGCCCTACCGCGGCCAGTGCCTGGTCCACCGCTCCCAGGTCCTGCAGACCCGCGGGGCCTGGCCCGACGCGCTGGACGAGGCGCGCCGCGCCTGCGAACGGCTCTCCGAGCCGCTGAACCGGCCGGTGCTCGGCATGGCCCTCTACCAGCAGGCCGAGCTGCACCGGATGCGCGGCGCGTTCGCCGATGCCGAGGAGGGCTACCGCCGGGCCGGTGAGTACGGTCACCCGGCGCAGCCCGGCCTGGCGCAGCTGTGGCTGGCCCGGGGCCGGGTCGACGAGGCGGCCGCGGCGATCCGCGGCGCGGTGGACGAGCTGAAGGGCCGGCTGCGCCGGGCGCAGGTACTGGCCGCGTACGTGGAGATCATGCTGGCCGCCGACGACGTGCCGCGGGCCCGGGAGGCCTCGGAGGAGCTGTCGCTGACCGCCGGTGACATCGGCGCCCCGATGCTGCGCGCCGTCGCCGCCCACGCGCGCGGGGCGGTACTCCTGGCCGAGGGAGACGCGCAGGCGGCGCTCGACGCGCTGCTGGAGGCCTGCCGGACCTGGGGCGAGGTCGGCGCCCCGTACGACGAGGCGCGGTCCCGCGTGCTGCTGGGCCTGGTCAGGCGACGGCTCGGGGACGCGGGCACGGCCCGACTGGATCTGGACGCGGCGCGCCAGGTGTTCCGGCGGCTGGGCGCCGCCCCCGACCTGGCCCGGCTCGACGAGCCCGACCACGGCCGCCCGGAGGACGACGCCGGCCTCAGCCCCCGGGAGATCGAGGTCCTGCGGCTCGTCGCCACGGGGCGCACGAACCACGCGATCGCCGACGAACTGGTCCTCAGCGAGAAGACGGTGGCCCGGCACCTCAGCAACATCTTCGGCAAGCTCGGCCTGTCCTCCCGGTCCGCGGCCACGGCGTACGCGTACGAGCACGGCCTGGCCGGCCGCGGCAGGTGA
- a CDS encoding DUF1918 domain-containing protein, with translation MQASVGDKLVVHGRTVGHHDRTAEVLQVLGDNGTPPYRVKFDDDGHEALMSPGPDTVVRHHENMK, from the coding sequence ATGCAAGCGAGCGTGGGCGACAAGTTGGTGGTGCACGGCCGCACCGTCGGTCATCACGACCGTACGGCCGAGGTCCTTCAGGTACTGGGCGACAACGGAACGCCGCCGTACCGCGTCAAGTTCGACGACGACGGCCACGAGGCCCTGATGTCGCCGGGCCCCGACACCGTCGTACGCCATCACGAGAACATGAAGTGA
- a CDS encoding flavin-containing monooxygenase: MNPTDRTEHIETVVIGAGQAGLSTGYHLARRGRPFVILDGNARVGDNWRCHWDSLRLFSPAKVASLPGMRFPAPPMSFPTKDEMADFLETYAETFHLPVRAGERVIRVGREDGKYVVATGTTTYLCDHVVVASGSFGRTPYVPAFAGGLDPRITQLHSSAYKNADQLRPGGVLVVGASHSGGDIAYEAGSAGHPTVLSGTIHGEIPFDIEGGPAHAIFPVLWFLAQHVLTLRTPVGRKMRPEVRTHGGPLIRVKRADLTGVGVELAPERTVGVSEGQPVLDGGRVLDVANVVWCTGFRQDFSWIDLPVTDEDGWPRERRGVVASSPGLYFVGLAFQYAFASMLIGGAGRDAEHVVNHLVKHLAGDAVSRRTAGAGTKIPA; this comes from the coding sequence ATGAACCCCACCGACAGGACGGAACACATCGAGACGGTCGTCATCGGCGCCGGTCAGGCGGGGCTGTCCACCGGATACCACCTCGCCCGACGTGGCCGGCCGTTCGTGATCCTCGACGGCAACGCCCGCGTCGGCGACAACTGGCGCTGCCACTGGGACTCGCTGCGGCTGTTCAGCCCGGCCAAGGTCGCCTCGCTGCCCGGGATGCGCTTCCCGGCGCCGCCGATGTCCTTTCCCACCAAGGACGAGATGGCCGACTTCCTGGAGACCTACGCCGAGACCTTCCACCTGCCCGTACGCGCCGGCGAGCGCGTCATCCGGGTGGGCCGGGAGGACGGGAAGTACGTCGTGGCGACGGGCACGACGACCTACCTGTGCGACCACGTCGTCGTCGCCTCCGGCTCCTTCGGCCGGACCCCGTACGTCCCCGCCTTCGCAGGCGGGCTCGACCCGCGGATCACTCAGCTGCACTCCAGCGCCTACAAGAACGCGGACCAGCTGAGGCCCGGCGGCGTGCTGGTGGTCGGCGCCTCGCACTCCGGCGGGGACATCGCCTACGAGGCCGGCTCGGCCGGTCATCCCACCGTGCTCAGCGGCACCATCCACGGCGAGATCCCGTTCGACATCGAAGGCGGACCGGCGCACGCGATCTTCCCGGTCCTGTGGTTCCTGGCGCAGCACGTGCTGACCCTGCGCACGCCGGTCGGCCGCAAGATGCGTCCCGAGGTCCGTACGCACGGCGGGCCGCTGATCCGGGTCAAGCGGGCCGATCTGACCGGCGTCGGCGTCGAACTGGCGCCGGAGCGGACCGTCGGCGTGAGCGAGGGGCAGCCGGTCCTCGACGGCGGCCGGGTGCTCGACGTCGCGAACGTCGTCTGGTGCACCGGCTTCCGGCAGGACTTCTCCTGGATCGACCTGCCGGTGACGGACGAGGACGGCTGGCCGAGGGAGCGCCGCGGTGTGGTCGCCTCGTCGCCGGGCCTGTACTTCGTCGGCCTGGCCTTCCAGTACGCCTTCGCGTCGATGCTGATCGGCGGCGCCGGCCGGGACGCGGAGCACGTCGTGAACCACCTGGTGAAGCACCTCGCCGGAGACGCCGTGAGCCGGCGGACCGCGGGGGCCGGGACGAAGATCCCCGCCTGA
- a CDS encoding PP2C family protein-serine/threonine phosphatase, which produces MIRTRSSLSEGSRFRRLGPLVLPGAWGAVAVTWKLGCPLAQQPGLPMRIATSVVFFSVGTGLVLGIRRGLARELERMRAIAHAAQRVLLRPVPPRLDGLVFAAAQLSAARGAEVGGDLYGAAATPFGVRVLMGDARGHGLAALGAVAAVLGSFREAAHDEPELGGVLRRLDRALGRHLRERARDEHPAAGGAEPEHPAAEEFVTVLLLEIRPDGTVYALNCGHPGPYRLAPRVESLPAGDPLPPLGAFPLPAELIPHRCTRLRPGEALLLHTDGAEDARDAAGRFFALDAVLADAVRDAPVSPAAVVRRVHTALLRHTGGRLADDVALLVVRNDRARVPAQPAEPGLRRSRPAPSPR; this is translated from the coding sequence ATGATCCGTACCAGATCGTCGCTCTCCGAGGGCTCCCGGTTCCGCCGGCTGGGCCCGCTCGTCCTCCCCGGCGCCTGGGGCGCCGTGGCCGTCACCTGGAAGCTCGGCTGTCCGCTCGCCCAGCAGCCCGGGCTCCCCATGCGCATCGCGACCAGCGTGGTGTTCTTCAGCGTCGGCACCGGACTCGTCCTCGGCATCCGCCGCGGACTCGCCCGCGAGCTGGAGCGGATGCGCGCGATCGCGCACGCCGCGCAGCGCGTCCTGCTGCGCCCGGTGCCGCCGCGCCTCGACGGGCTCGTGTTCGCCGCCGCCCAGCTCTCCGCCGCCCGGGGCGCCGAGGTCGGCGGCGATCTGTACGGGGCGGCGGCCACCCCGTTCGGCGTCCGCGTCCTCATGGGGGACGCCCGCGGGCACGGCCTCGCCGCGCTCGGCGCCGTCGCCGCCGTCCTGGGCAGCTTCCGCGAGGCCGCCCACGACGAGCCCGAACTCGGAGGTGTGCTGCGCCGGTTGGACCGCGCGCTCGGACGGCACCTGCGCGAGCGGGCCCGCGACGAGCACCCGGCGGCCGGCGGCGCCGAGCCCGAGCATCCGGCGGCGGAGGAGTTCGTCACCGTCCTGCTCCTGGAGATCCGCCCGGACGGCACGGTGTACGCGCTCAACTGCGGCCACCCCGGCCCGTACCGGCTCGCCCCGCGGGTGGAGTCCCTCCCGGCCGGCGATCCGCTGCCCCCGCTCGGCGCGTTCCCGCTGCCCGCCGAGCTGATCCCGCATCGGTGCACCCGGCTGCGCCCCGGCGAGGCGCTGCTGCTGCACACCGACGGCGCGGAGGACGCCCGGGACGCGGCGGGCCGCTTCTTCGCCCTGGACGCCGTCCTCGCCGACGCCGTCCGTGACGCGCCCGTCTCGCCCGCGGCCGTGGTCCGCCGCGTGCACACCGCGCTGCTGCGGCACACGGGCGGCCGGCTCGCGGACGACGTCGCCCTGTTGGTCGTCCGCAACGACCGGGCGCGGGTCCCGGCGCAGCCCGCCGAACCCGGGCTGCGCCGTTCCCGGCCGGCGCCCTCGCCGCGTTAG
- a CDS encoding NUDIX hydrolase, which yields MQWTKLSEQPVYENRWFRVNLADVELPDGRHLDHYLIRLRPVAVATAVNEANEVLMLWRHRFITDSWGWELAAGVVEDGEDIEAAAAREMEEETGWRPGPLRHLLTVEPANGLTDARHHLYWSEEATYTGPPEDDFESSRREWIPLKLVPDMIARGEIPAANMAAGLLMLHHLRLG from the coding sequence GTGCAGTGGACGAAACTAAGCGAACAACCGGTCTATGAGAACCGCTGGTTCCGGGTGAACCTCGCGGACGTCGAGCTCCCGGACGGCCGCCACCTCGACCACTATCTGATCAGGCTCCGCCCGGTCGCCGTCGCGACGGCCGTCAACGAGGCCAACGAAGTACTCATGCTCTGGCGCCACCGCTTCATCACCGACAGCTGGGGCTGGGAGCTGGCCGCCGGCGTCGTCGAGGACGGCGAGGACATCGAGGCGGCCGCCGCCCGTGAGATGGAGGAGGAGACCGGCTGGCGGCCCGGCCCGCTGCGCCATCTCCTCACCGTCGAACCGGCCAACGGACTCACCGACGCCCGGCACCATCTCTACTGGAGCGAGGAGGCCACGTACACCGGCCCGCCCGAGGACGACTTCGAGTCCTCGCGCCGCGAGTGGATACCGCTCAAGCTCGTCCCCGACATGATCGCCCGCGGCGAGATCCCGGCCGCCAACATGGCCGCCGGGCTGCTGATGCTCCATCACCTGCGGCTCGGCTGA